A single region of the Streptomyces vilmorinianum genome encodes:
- a CDS encoding maleylpyruvate isomerase family mycothiol-dependent enzyme: protein MPPAKKRTRSYDSAKIRAAVLAQFGNVREAVSALTPEQLDGPTRLGEWTVRDLAAHMTMVLGSVVRKLSEPEPATLELALLDWPSATATAAATIDEDTRAIDTGDLPGLYARTVERFEEAIAGAADERLVPTRFGTMRLGDHLVTRTLELVVHTDDLNAATGLDVPYDRQALAACTRLLADALAAKAPGGAVEVRVPPFAVVQCVEGPRHTRGTPPNVVETDPLTWIRLATGRTGWAEELDAARVSASGERADLAALLPVMG, encoded by the coding sequence ATGCCACCGGCCAAGAAGCGCACGCGCAGCTACGACTCCGCCAAGATCCGGGCCGCCGTGCTCGCCCAGTTCGGGAACGTACGGGAGGCGGTGAGCGCGCTCACCCCGGAGCAGCTCGACGGGCCGACCCGGCTGGGGGAGTGGACGGTACGGGACCTCGCCGCGCACATGACGATGGTTCTCGGCTCGGTCGTCCGCAAGCTCTCCGAGCCCGAGCCGGCGACGCTCGAACTCGCCCTGCTGGACTGGCCCTCGGCGACCGCCACCGCCGCCGCGACGATCGACGAGGACACGCGGGCGATCGACACGGGCGACCTGCCCGGCCTGTACGCGCGGACGGTGGAGCGCTTCGAGGAGGCGATCGCCGGCGCCGCGGACGAGCGCCTCGTCCCGACGCGCTTCGGCACCATGCGGCTCGGTGACCACCTGGTCACCCGCACCCTCGAACTCGTCGTCCACACCGACGACCTGAACGCGGCGACCGGCCTGGACGTCCCGTACGACCGTCAGGCCCTGGCCGCCTGCACCCGTCTTCTCGCGGACGCGCTCGCGGCGAAGGCCCCGGGCGGCGCGGTCGAGGTACGGGTCCCGCCGTTCGCGGTCGTCCAGTGCGTGGAGGGCCCCCGGCACACCCGCGGCACCCCGCCCAACGTCGTCGAGACGGACCCGCTGACCTGGATCCGGCTGGCGACCGGTCGTACGGGATGGGCGGAGGAGCTGGACGCGGCGCGGGTCAGCGCGAGCGGGGAGCGGGCGGACCTCGCCGCCCTGCTCCCGGTCATGGGCTGA
- a CDS encoding nuclear transport factor 2 family protein: MAEHPDSVVVRRGYEAFSQGDTETLRSLMTSDCTHHSPGSSQMSGHFKGADNVLAHFGRLMELTHGTFRVEMEGVYPDGRGHVISTHKWHGDRGDRGIEMRGGLFFTIVGGKITDVDECVEDIDEADAFWGQAD, translated from the coding sequence ATGGCCGAGCACCCTGACAGCGTCGTGGTCCGCCGGGGCTACGAAGCGTTCTCCCAAGGAGACACGGAGACCCTGCGGTCTCTGATGACCTCGGACTGCACCCACCACTCACCGGGATCCAGTCAGATGTCCGGGCACTTCAAAGGCGCGGACAACGTCCTCGCCCACTTCGGGCGTCTCATGGAGCTCACCCACGGCACCTTCCGGGTCGAGATGGAGGGCGTGTACCCGGACGGCCGGGGACACGTCATATCGACCCACAAGTGGCACGGCGACCGCGGCGACCGCGGCATCGAGATGCGCGGCGGTCTCTTCTTCACCATCGTCGGAGGCAAGATCACCGACGTCGACGAGTGCGTCGAGGACATCGACGAGGCGGACGCCTTCTGGGGGCAGGCCGACTGA
- a CDS encoding META domain-containing protein, translated as MQKPRITAATAALASLLVLAACGTEKAGSDPGAGTVSPDLPVTGVHWAVDSLTVDGRKTPAPAGTYVEIEKNGRAKGNSGCNHFGATVTVEGDTLEVGLGETTEMACDAMDFETAFHKAFTGKLKAKLAGDRLTLTAPDGTTSLALTSEPPAPLNGTTWTVDSLLSGDTATSVPKGAEGKAHFVIDKDGKVGGSLGCNRFSTTAEISGRTVTFGQITTTRMRCTGPEMDLETELYEVFGGSATYELRHRGLSLVNAEGKGFAATAKG; from the coding sequence ATGCAGAAGCCGCGCATCACCGCAGCCACCGCCGCCCTGGCCTCGCTCCTCGTCCTCGCCGCGTGCGGCACCGAGAAGGCCGGGTCGGACCCCGGCGCGGGCACGGTCTCCCCTGACCTGCCGGTCACCGGCGTCCACTGGGCGGTGGACAGTCTGACCGTCGACGGCAGGAAGACCCCGGCGCCCGCCGGCACCTATGTCGAGATCGAGAAGAACGGGCGGGCGAAGGGCAACTCCGGCTGCAACCACTTCGGCGCCACCGTCACCGTCGAGGGCGACACCCTGGAGGTCGGCCTCGGCGAGACCACCGAGATGGCGTGCGACGCCATGGACTTCGAGACGGCCTTCCACAAGGCGTTCACGGGGAAGCTCAAGGCGAAGCTGGCCGGCGACCGGCTCACCCTCACGGCCCCCGACGGCACGACCTCGCTCGCCCTGACCTCCGAGCCGCCGGCCCCGCTGAACGGCACCACCTGGACCGTCGACTCCCTCCTCTCCGGTGACACGGCCACCTCCGTGCCGAAGGGCGCGGAGGGCAAGGCGCACTTCGTCATCGACAAGGACGGCAAGGTCGGGGGCAGCCTCGGCTGCAACAGGTTCTCCACCACGGCCGAGATCTCCGGCCGGACGGTGACCTTCGGCCAGATCACCACCACCCGCATGAGGTGCACGGGCCCGGAGATGGACCTGGAGACCGAGCTGTACGAGGTCTTCGGCGGCTCGGCGACGTACGAGCTGCGCCACCGCGGACTGTCGCTCGTCAACGCCGAGGGCAAGGGCTTCGCCGCGACCGCGAAGGGCTAG